Proteins encoded by one window of Vitis vinifera cultivar Pinot Noir 40024 chromosome 10, ASM3070453v1:
- the LOC104878445 gene encoding cysteine-rich receptor-like protein kinase 15 — protein sequence MGSDLFSTRAFLLFLISIFSLIVFASGQLSYLYSSCGSETPDGDYKTNLTSLLDSQSSKASTYTFYNDTLNQIYSLYLCRGNVNATTCQSCVKTAGQEIQEQCQYNKTAIIWYDECMLRYSNEDFIGTMNTSPWFIMYNVKNKTDSGERDVGALSLKDRLLGEIPYSKLMFQTDERPSTYNASLILYGLAQCTRDINTTSCYNCLFDLWSMIQECCQEKVGWRALGPNCNIRYERYRFYDEVSADPPAPAAAPDNPGGGGNNTIKIAIITVSAITGAAVVLGFFLYFSFFSRKSRRGEQKSEEIPLNVLDRPTGTHFMEGHMHDQDNTVETYYFNLTTILAATNNFSDSNKLGEGGFGPVYKGKLLDGREIAVKRLSTKSGQGLEEFKNEVMLIVKLQHKNLVRLLGCCMEGDEKLLVYEYMANTSLDAFLFDPTKCKELDWDKREAIVRGIARGILYLHEDSRLKIIHRDLKASNVLLDEEMNAKISDFGTARIFGSKQLDANTNRVVGTFGYMAPEYAMEGLFSVKSDTYSFGVLLLEILSGKKNSGLYSTDHSQNLLSHAWQLWNEDKGLEFIDRNLVDKCPVSEAVRWIHIALLCVQEDPNNRPPMSSVALMLGSKWVNLPQPSAPPFSVGRSFMSDLSSTSGSGLGFLISDQSSTSASL from the exons ATGGGTTCCGACTTGTTTAGCACCAGAGCCTTTCTATTGTTCTTGATCTCAATCTTTAGCCTTATCGTCTTCGCCAGTGGGCAATTATCATACCTCTACAGCTCTTGTGGCAGTGAGACACCCGATGGGGATTACAAAACTAATCTCACTTCCCTCTTGGATTCTCAATCTTCTAAAGCTTCCACCTACACCTTCTACAATGATACCTTGAACCAAATCTACAGCCTCTATCTATGCAGAGGCAATGTTAACGCTACTACCTGCCAGAGTTGTGTGAAAACTGCAGGCCAAGAAATCCAGGAGCAGTGCCAGTATAATAAAACAGCTATCATATGGTATGATGAATGCATGTTACGTTACTCTAATGAAGACTTCATTGGAACTATGAACACTTCTCCATGGTTCATAATGTACAATGTGAAGAACAAAACTGATTCCGGTGAAAGGGATGTGGGCGCTCTATCTTTGAAGGATCGGCTGCTGGGAGAAATTCCATATTCGAAGCTCATGTTTCAGACAGATGAGAGACCGTCCACATATAACGCGTCTCTAATTTTATATGGGCTGGCGCAGTGTACTAGAGATATCAACACTACTTCATGCTATAACTGTTTATTTGACCTGTGGTCAATGATCCAAGAGTGTTGCCAAGAGAAGGTAGGATGGCGTGCTTTGGGTCCAAATTGCAATATAAg GTATGAACGGTACCGCTTCTATGATGAAGTCTCTGCTGATCCACCCGCACCTGCGGCTGCTCCCGATAACCCAG GAGGGGGAGGAAACAACACCATAAAGATCGCGATCATCACTGTATCAGCAATTACAGGAGCTGCAGTTGTCTTGGgtttcttcctttatttttcattctttagcAGGAAGAGCAGACGAG GGGAGCAGAAAAGTGAAGAAATTCCGTTAAATGTGTTGGACCGTCCAACCGGCACACACTTTATGGAAGGGCATATGCATGATCAAGACAACACTGTAGAAACTTACTACTTCAATTTAACCACCATACTGGCTGCTACAAACAATTTTTCTGATTCCAATAAGCTTGGAGAAGGGGGTTTTGGCCCTGTTTACAAG GGGAAGCTGCTTGATGGAAGGGAAATAGCTGTTAAAAGGCTTTCAACGAAATCAGGACAAGGTCTTGAGGAGTTCAAGAATGAAGTTATGTTAATCGTTAAACTTCAACACAAAAATCTTGTGAGGCTGTTGGGTTGCTGCATGGAGGGAGACGAGAAGCTCCTGGTCTACGAGTACATGGCTAATACGAGTCTTGATgcttttttgtttg ATCCAACAAAATGCAAGGAACTAGACTGGGATAAGCGAGAAGCCATTGTTCGTGGAATAGCAAGGGGGATCCTGTATCTTCATGAAGACTCTCGTCTCAAAATCATCCACAGGGATTTGAAAGCAAGCAATGTTTTGTTGGATGAGGAAATGAATGCAAAGATCTCAGACTTTGGCACTGCTAGGATTTTTGGCAGCAAGCAACTTGATGCTAACACCAACAGAGTGGTCGGTACATT TGGATACATGGCACCAGAGTACGCAATGGAGGGACTATTTTCTGTGAAATCTGATACTTACAGCTTTGGAGTTCTATTGCTAGAAATCTTGAGTGGGAAAAAGAACAGTGGATTGTATAGCACGGATCATTCCCAAAACCTTCTATCTCAT GCATGGCAGCTGTGGAATGAAGACAAGGGACTTGAATTTATAGATAGGAACTTAGTTGACAAATGTCCTGTAAGTGAGGCTGTCAGATGGATCCATATTGCTCTGCTGTGTGTTCAGGAAGACCCCAATAATAGACCACCCATGTCATCAGTTGCTCTCATGCTTGGAAGCAAATGGGTCAACCTTCCCCAACCATCAGCACCCCCATTCTCAGTGGGAAGATCTTTCATGTCTGATCTATCTTCAACAAGCGGGTCGGGGTTAGGTTTTCTCATTTCAGATCAATCATCCACTAGTGCCTCTCTTTAG